From the genome of Solanum lycopersicum chromosome 12, SLM_r2.1:
ACAATACAGAGAAACAGAAAGTGGTTGCTGCTGATAAAGTTCCATATTATAAGCTGTTTTCCTTTGCTGACCCTGTAGATCATGCTTTGATGGTTATTGGTATGATCACAGCTGTTGGTAGTGGAATCTGTTTTCCCCTGATGGCTGTACTGTTTGGAGAGTTAGTTGATTCCTTTGGAATGACTGTGGATAGCGAAAAAATTGTTCATGAAGTTTCTAAGGTACAAGGATTTTTCGATAGGATGCTATTCTGATAGTCATAGCCCAAATCGTCGTTTTGACCCTTCAGACATCACAGTTTCAGCTGTTTTGCTGTGGCCTGTAAGCCTGAGACACATGAAGTCCAAAATAGCGCGTGTCGTGTTCACTTGTACTCATTAGCTCACCCTTCATCATTGGACATCATGCCATCACATACACCTTTAAGGACATAGTAAACTTTTTTTTCCACACCACCATGGAGTCTAATTAGCTTTGATACCATATTTGTGACATCTCGAGTCCATGACATGTAAGGAGATCTCATGGATTTGTACCTGATGCCTCATTGAGACTGTAATCCTCACATTCTCCGTCATGAGTGTCATACTATCCGATACTTGGATTGTTCTGCAGAAGTTCTGATGAATTGGCATGGTGTTATTTCATTAAAATGTTTTCTTTCCTGTGCTATTTTTTTCAGGTAGCCCTTAAATTCGTGTATCTGGCTCTGGGTTCAGGTCTTGCTACATTTATCCGTATGTATACTTGCCATGACGATATACCTTCTTCTATTTTCATGCCATTGTTAAAGTTTAAGTTCAAGAAACCTCACTACTCATACTAGCATCTTTCCAGAGGTGGCTTGCTGGACAGTCACGGGGGAAAGGCAGGCTGCTCGAATCAGATGTTTATACCTGAAAACTGTATTAAGACAAGATATTGGATTTTTCGATCAGCAGACTAACACTGGTGTTATCATCGAAAGCCTGTCTAGTGATACTCTTACTATTCAAGATGCCATCGGCGAAAAGGTATATCTTCAACACAGGCCCTATGTACATCAATACCATTTGATATATGTGGAAGACTTAGCCTGCATTCACATTAAACTGCAGGTTGGAAAATTTATCCAGGTATCAGCTACATTCCTTGGAGGATTAGTAATAGCTTTTATTAAGGGGTGGCGTCTAGCGTTGGTCTTGTCATCTTCGATTCCTCCACTAGTCATATCTTCTGCTGTCTTGATTATCCTTCTGGCGAAACTAACATCCCGTGCACAGACTGCTTATTCAGAAGCTGCAACTGTTGCTGAACAGACAATAAGCTCAATTAGAACAGTATGAAGAGTTGGAAAAAGAcacttctttttaattttcaactGTTTCGAGAGTTTTCATTCACTAAGTTGCTCATTGTTTGGGCAGGTTGCTTCATATACTGGAGAGAAAAGAGCTATTTCTGAATATCAGAATTCTCTGAACAAAGCTTACCATTCTGGTGTACAAGAGGGTTTGGCTTCAGGGCTTGGTTTCGGTGTTTTTATGTTTGTCTTCTATTCAAGTTATGCTTTAGCAATATGGTATGGTGCAAAAATGATTTTGGAACACAACTATACAGGAGGAGATGTGATGAATGTCATTATGGCTACACTGACCGGCTCCTTGTAGGTTCCATTCAAATTTTCTGAATTATATCTACTTATCGTTGGTCTTTTATTCTATCTTCTCATTGTAATTGCAGTACTTTAGGATACGCATCTCCATGCTTGTCCGCGTTTGCTGCTGGAAAGACTGCAGCGTTTAAAATGTTTCAGACGATAAACAGAAAGCCTATCATAGATCCTTATGATATGAAAGGACAGAAACCTCTTGACATTAGTGGTGACATTGAACTTAAGAATGTTCATTTCTGTTATCCAGCAAGACCACAAGAGAGCATATTTGATGGTTTCTCTGTGTCGATACCTAAGGGAACAACGACAGCTATAGTAGGGCGAAGTGGAAGTGGAAAATCGACTGTGATCAGTCTAATAGTGAGGTTCTATGATCCACAGGCTGGTGAAGTTCTGATTGATGGTATAAATATCAAAGAATTTCAGCTTCGGTGGATCAGGGGAAAAATTGGCCTTGTTAGCCAAGAACCTGTGCTGTTTGGTTCGACGATAAAGGATAATATTGCCTACGGGAAGGATGATGCAACACTTGAAGAAATTAAAGATGCAGTTCGACTTGCCAATGCATCCAAATTCATTGATAAATTACCTCAGGTCAGGCTCTAGAGTTCTTCCGTTTTAATTTCCATCAAGTAATAGCTATCGAAAGTTCTTCTCAATagcttataaaaaatatttttggccaTTGCTCCTTCTAATTCAGGGACTAGATACCAGAGTTGGCGATCACGGAAATCAGTTATCCGGTGGCCAAAAGCAAAGAATTGCTATTGCAAGAGCTATACTGAAGAACCCCAAAATTCTACTTCTTGATGAAGCTACAAGTGCTCTTGATGCAGAATCTGAGAGGATTGTTCAAGAGACATTGGATAGTGTCATGATTAACCGAACTACGGTAATTGTTGCACATCGCTTGAGCACAGTAAAGAATGCAGATACAATAGCTGTACTTCAGGAGGGAAAGATCGTCGAAAAAGGTGTGTCATATATACTGATCTTTTCCAGTAAACCAGATTCCAGATTGTTAGTTATTCATGCTGAAATCAATGTGATTATAAAGATGATAGCAGAAAGAGTTAACGGTTAAAAACATTCCTTAAGTATCCTGGTTTTTCGAGTTTCATACCTGAACTATCAGGTGTGGGAGTTTCCTACCTGATAGCTCAGATATGAAACTTAAAAAATCGGAATACTTTAGGCGTGTTTTTGAACCTTCACTCTAGCAGAAATTTATGTATTCTTCTGTTACCTGGCGAATCTTGTCTTTTTTCAGAATGCTAATTACTTATACCTTTCAAACTTTAGGTTCCCACTTGGAACTAATGAGAAACAAGGAAGGAGCATATGTTCAGCTTATACAGTTGCAAGAGCTTAGCAAATATTCAGGAGAGCAAGAGTCAAATGAACTGGATAGTGAAGAGATAATCATAAATCAGCAGATTCCTGTGACACGATCAGCAAGTAGGGGCTCGGCGAGGATTGAGAATAGCAGCCATCATTTGTCGTCCATGTCAGTTAGTGCAGCAGAGAAAGCAGTTGGTGAATGTCATGATCCTAATTCAACAGTTGTATTGAGTAAGGGCAAAGAAAACACGATTTGTCGCTTGGCCTTAATGAACAAACGCGAGATTCCAGAACTATTATTTGGTTGCATAGCTGCAATGGTCAATGCTCTAATATTACCTATTTTCGGGGTACTTCTTTCTAATGTTATCAAGACATTCTATGAGCCGGCTCATAAACTCAGAAAGCATTCAAGATTTTGGTCATTGTCATTTCTTGGTCTAGGATTGGCATCTTTACTAGCGACACCCTTGAGGACGTTCTTTTTCGCTGTAGCAGGATGTAAGTTGATACGGAGAATTCGCCTAATGTGTTTTGAGAAGATAGTTTACATGGAGATTAGTTGGTTTGATAGAAAGGAGAACTCGATTGGGGCAATAGGCTGTCGACTATCTACAGATGCAGCATCTGTCCGAGGTATGATTGGAGAGTCACTCGCTTTGCTTGTGCAGAACACGTCAACGGCTATAGCTGGTTTAGTTATTGGACTAGAAGCAAGCTGGCAATTGTCACTCATAATGATAGTTATGGTTCCTCTAATCGGATTAAACGGATATCTTCACATGAAATACGTTAGTGGTTTTGGAGGTGATGCTAAGGTTAGCTTCAAACTTCTGTACTAACAAAATGCAGCAAGTAAAATTAGCAATTAGCAGTTATGCAAGTGATTTTTTTGGCAGAAACTATATGAGGATGCAAGTCAAGTTGCGAGTGAAGCAGTTGGAAGTATCAGAACAGTGGCTTCTTTCTCAGCCGAAGAGAAGGTGGTGCAATTGTACAAAAGAAAATGTGAAGATCCAGTTAGAGCTGGAATAAAAGA
Proteins encoded in this window:
- the ABCB16 gene encoding ABC transporter B family member 11, whose protein sequence is MEEENASGRGTDNIENEVLESSDGLNCARVSDNTEKQKVVAADKVPYYKLFSFADPVDHALMVIGMITAVGSGICFPLMAVLFGELVDSFGMTVDSEKIVHEVSKVALKFVYLALGSGLATFIQVACWTVTGERQAARIRCLYLKTVLRQDIGFFDQQTNTGVIIESLSSDTLTIQDAIGEKVGKFIQVSATFLGGLVIAFIKGWRLALVLSSSIPPLVISSAVLIILLAKLTSRAQTAYSEAATVAEQTISSIRTVASYTGEKRAISEYQNSLNKAYHSGVQEGLASGLGFGVFMFVFYSSYALAIWYGAKMILEHNYTGGDVMNVIMATLTGSFTLGYASPCLSAFAAGKTAAFKMFQTINRKPIIDPYDMKGQKPLDISGDIELKNVHFCYPARPQESIFDGFSVSIPKGTTTAIVGRSGSGKSTVISLIVRFYDPQAGEVLIDGINIKEFQLRWIRGKIGLVSQEPVLFGSTIKDNIAYGKDDATLEEIKDAVRLANASKFIDKLPQGLDTRVGDHGNQLSGGQKQRIAIARAILKNPKILLLDEATSALDAESERIVQETLDSVMINRTTVIVAHRLSTVKNADTIAVLQEGKIVEKGSHLELMRNKEGAYVQLIQLQELSKYSGEQESNELDSEEIIINQQIPVTRSASRGSARIENSSHHLSSMSVSAAEKAVGECHDPNSTVVLSKGKENTICRLALMNKREIPELLFGCIAAMVNALILPIFGVLLSNVIKTFYEPAHKLRKHSRFWSLSFLGLGLASLLATPLRTFFFAVAGCKLIRRIRLMCFEKIVYMEISWFDRKENSIGAIGCRLSTDAASVRGMIGESLALLVQNTSTAIAGLVIGLEASWQLSLIMIVMVPLIGLNGYLHMKYVSGFGGDAKKLYEDASQVASEAVGSIRTVASFSAEEKVVQLYKRKCEDPVRAGIKEGLVSAAGFGFSMFCLYSVNAASFYAGARFIESGKVTFAEVFRVFYGLSLTATAISQSGGLAPDSTKAKTGASSIFALLDRQSKIDSSDNSGMTLENVMGNIEFRHISFNYPSRPEVQVLNDISLAISSGETVALVGESGSGKSTVISLLQRFYDPNSGLITLDGLEIQKLNVKWLREQMGLVSQDPILFNDTIRANIAYGTETDATEAEILAAAELANAHNFISGLQQGYETVVGERGIQLSGGQKQRVAIARAIVKCPKILLLDEATSALDAESEKVVQDALDRVRSGRTTVMVAHRLSTIKGADVIAVIKDGVIVEKGNHETLVNRQDGIYASLVSKSASTMN